The Thermus brockianus genome window below encodes:
- a CDS encoding adenylate/guanylate cyclase domain-containing protein: MRAQKPPEARFCMACGQALGVILPEERRFVSVVFFDLVDSTRGFREGLASAYARLQEALEGAARAARCHGGFVHRFLGDGILVLFGAPRSKGLEPWRALEAALGMVQASPLPARAGVASGEVLWAPLGSGQAGEPTAVGSPVVLAERLSKLATPGEVLADATTLALAKGAQADFLGYREARGLGEVPVYRVRRVEIALDPEEEALLQEVRRALARPPARLNLVGPRAAAKAFF, translated from the coding sequence GTGCGGGCACAAAAACCCCCCGAGGCCCGGTTCTGCATGGCCTGCGGCCAGGCCTTGGGGGTCATCCTCCCCGAGGAGCGGCGCTTCGTCAGCGTGGTCTTCTTTGACCTGGTGGACTCCACCCGGGGCTTCCGAGAAGGCCTGGCCTCAGCCTACGCCCGGCTGCAGGAGGCCCTGGAAGGGGCCGCCCGGGCCGCCCGGTGCCACGGGGGCTTCGTCCACCGCTTCCTGGGGGACGGGATTCTGGTCCTCTTCGGGGCGCCGCGGTCCAAGGGCTTAGAGCCTTGGCGTGCCCTGGAAGCGGCCTTGGGCATGGTGCAGGCCTCCCCCCTTCCCGCCCGGGCCGGGGTGGCGAGCGGGGAGGTGCTCTGGGCCCCTTTGGGAAGCGGCCAGGCGGGGGAGCCCACGGCGGTGGGAAGCCCCGTGGTCCTGGCGGAGCGGCTTTCCAAACTGGCCACCCCGGGGGAAGTCCTGGCGGACGCCACCACCCTGGCCCTAGCCAAGGGAGCCCAGGCCGATTTTCTGGGCTACCGGGAGGCCCGGGGCCTGGGGGAGGTACCGGTGTACCGGGTACGAAGGGTGGAAATCGCCCTGGACCCCGAGGAGGAGGCCCTCCTCCAAGAGGTGCGCCGCGCCCTGGCCCGCCCCCCCGCTCGGCTCAACCTGGTGGGCCCCCGGGCAGCGGCAAAAGCCTTCTTTTAG
- a CDS encoding DEAD/DEAH box helicase: MLPEALRGWESYREWLEADPEFQGRIVFARLLPRKPPERVAPQGPFAGVLAALGLLPFRHQQEALDLVAAGRNLVMAYSTAAGKSLVFQIPVLKAALEGETSLLLFPTKALAHDQLRRLKAMAAALGAQGIYPYDGDTPGSTRKRAREEGKVLLSNPDMLHFGLLPHHGEWAPFLARLRYIVLDELHAYRGVFGTHVALVLFRLLRLARHYGANPQVIAASATIGNAKEHAENLTGLPFAELKEEVARSERELLVLLPKPLDRKGERRRSPLLEAAYLARALAEGGLRALVFANARKSAELIARYAAHPGVRPYRAGYTARERRKLEEALKEGAVRVLVSTSALELGVDIGELDAVVLVGYPGSVSAFWQRAGRAGRGERRALVVYIPREDPLDEYFLHRPELLLQSPPEMAVADPKNPVLCPLHLHAAAWEMPLVREEVLCREALGELKEKEGRLYTPKRRPHRAISLRGLGATFTLRGPEGEVLGYLDERQAYWEAHPGAIYLHGGDSYLVRNVDPMRREVWLLPALEDYYTEPRAETDLEVLSGEPVGQGVWVGKVVIRERVVGYVKKRFFTGSVLEEVPLELPEVSFPTEALWFHPPEAVPPHQIPGGIHALEHAMIGLLPLFVLAERQDIGGISYPFYPRPLPSGTGPTVFIYDGYPGGVGYARAAAQRFPEWVRATLELLKRCPCEEGCPRCVLSPKCGNGNQYLDKRAAFHLAGALAWRQAQNLSGVPGKTLN; this comes from the coding sequence GTGCTACCCGAGGCCCTAAGGGGGTGGGAAAGCTACCGGGAGTGGCTCGAGGCCGATCCTGAGTTCCAGGGGCGCATCGTCTTCGCCCGCCTCCTTCCCCGAAAGCCCCCGGAAAGGGTGGCGCCCCAGGGGCCCTTCGCCGGTGTGTTGGCGGCCTTGGGGCTTCTGCCCTTCCGCCACCAGCAGGAGGCCTTGGACCTGGTGGCAGCGGGCCGCAACCTGGTCATGGCCTACTCCACCGCCGCCGGCAAGAGCCTCGTCTTCCAAATCCCCGTGCTCAAGGCCGCTTTGGAAGGGGAAACGAGCCTTCTCCTCTTCCCCACCAAGGCCCTAGCCCACGACCAGCTCCGGCGCCTTAAGGCCATGGCGGCGGCCCTCGGCGCCCAGGGGATCTACCCCTACGACGGGGACACCCCGGGAAGCACCCGGAAAAGGGCAAGGGAGGAGGGAAAGGTCCTCCTCTCCAACCCCGACATGCTCCACTTCGGCCTCCTGCCCCACCACGGGGAGTGGGCCCCCTTCCTCGCCCGCCTCCGCTACATCGTCTTGGACGAGCTCCATGCCTACCGGGGGGTTTTCGGCACCCACGTGGCCCTGGTCCTCTTCCGCCTCCTCCGCCTCGCCCGCCACTACGGGGCAAACCCCCAGGTCATCGCCGCCAGCGCCACCATCGGCAACGCCAAGGAGCATGCGGAAAACCTCACGGGCCTCCCTTTCGCCGAGCTCAAGGAGGAGGTAGCCCGCTCGGAAAGGGAACTCCTCGTCCTTCTCCCCAAACCCCTGGACCGCAAAGGGGAAAGGCGGCGAAGCCCCCTCCTCGAGGCCGCCTACCTGGCCCGGGCCCTGGCGGAGGGGGGGCTTAGGGCCCTGGTCTTCGCCAACGCCCGCAAGAGCGCCGAGCTCATCGCCCGCTACGCCGCCCACCCCGGGGTCAGGCCTTACCGGGCAGGCTACACCGCCCGGGAAAGGCGGAAGCTGGAGGAAGCCCTCAAGGAGGGGGCGGTGCGGGTATTGGTGAGCACCAGCGCCCTGGAGCTTGGGGTGGACATCGGGGAGCTGGACGCCGTGGTCCTGGTGGGCTATCCCGGCTCGGTTTCCGCCTTTTGGCAGCGGGCAGGACGGGCGGGGCGGGGAGAAAGGCGGGCCCTGGTGGTCTACATCCCCCGGGAAGACCCCCTGGACGAGTACTTCCTCCACCGGCCCGAGCTCCTCCTGCAAAGCCCCCCCGAGATGGCGGTGGCCGACCCCAAGAACCCCGTCCTCTGCCCCCTGCACCTCCACGCCGCCGCCTGGGAGATGCCCCTTGTCCGGGAGGAGGTGCTCTGCCGGGAAGCCCTGGGGGAACTCAAGGAGAAGGAGGGCCGCTTGTACACCCCCAAAAGGCGGCCCCACCGGGCCATCTCCTTAAGGGGCCTTGGCGCCACCTTCACCCTGAGGGGCCCGGAAGGGGAGGTGCTAGGGTACCTGGACGAGCGCCAGGCCTACTGGGAGGCCCACCCCGGGGCCATCTACCTCCACGGGGGGGACAGCTACCTGGTGCGGAACGTGGACCCCATGAGACGGGAGGTCTGGCTCCTCCCCGCCCTGGAGGACTACTACACCGAGCCCCGGGCGGAAACGGACCTGGAGGTCCTCTCTGGGGAGCCCGTGGGCCAGGGGGTCTGGGTGGGGAAGGTGGTCATCCGGGAAAGGGTGGTGGGGTACGTGAAGAAGCGCTTCTTCACGGGAAGCGTCCTGGAGGAGGTTCCCTTGGAGCTCCCCGAGGTCTCCTTCCCCACAGAAGCCCTCTGGTTCCACCCTCCGGAGGCGGTGCCTCCCCACCAGATCCCCGGGGGCATCCACGCCCTAGAGCACGCCATGATCGGCCTCCTGCCCCTCTTCGTCCTGGCGGAACGGCAGGACATCGGGGGAATCTCCTACCCCTTCTACCCCAGGCCCCTTCCCTCCGGCACAGGCCCCACCGTCTTCATCTACGACGGCTACCCCGGCGGGGTGGGCTACGCCCGGGCCGCCGCCCAGCGCTTTCCCGAGTGGGTGCGGGCCACCCTGGAGCTCCTTAAGCGGTGCCCGTGCGAGGAGGGGTGCCCAAGGTGCGTCCTCTCCCCCAAGTGCGGGAACGGCAACCAGTACCTGGACAAAAGGGCGGCCTTCCACCTGGCCGGGGCCCTTGCCTGGCGGCAGGCGCAAAATCTTAGTGGTGTTCCAGGAAAAACCTTAAACTAA
- a CDS encoding heavy metal-binding domain-containing protein — protein MILTTTPHVEGHRIEAYLGVVFGEAIVGANLFRDLFAQIRDIVGGRSGAYEAELKRAREIALGELAEAARRLGADAVVGIDVDYEVLGQGNSMLMVTVSGTAVRLA, from the coding sequence ATGATCCTCACCACTACCCCCCATGTGGAAGGGCACCGAATTGAGGCTTACTTGGGCGTGGTCTTTGGCGAGGCCATTGTGGGCGCCAACCTTTTCCGCGACCTTTTCGCCCAGATTCGGGACATCGTGGGCGGCCGGAGTGGGGCCTACGAGGCCGAGCTCAAGCGGGCACGGGAGATAGCGCTAGGCGAGCTGGCGGAAGCGGCCAGGCGGCTTGGGGCCGACGCCGTGGTGGGCATAGACGTGGACTACGAGGTCCTGGGCCAGGGCAACTCCATGCTCATGGTCACCGTGAGCGGCACCGCCGTGCGCCTCGCCTAA